The Magnetococcus marinus MC-1 genome contains the following window.
TGATTATGCCTTTGACCTTTCCAACTCTGACCGGGCCAAGCTCTATCTGCTGCTCTCGGGGGCGCGGGTGCGGGGCATTAACCGCTGGCATAACGCGCTGGGCTGGAAGGCGAAATTGTTTAATGGTTTTTCTGATTTTGCCTGGGGCATGGAGCATCAGGTATTGCGGGATTTTCGCACCGTCACCGATATTATGCAGCTTACCGGCAGCCCCGGCCCGCTCCAGATCAATACCGCTATAGCGCTACCCCCACTACAGGATAAACTGCCCGACTTCCCCTGGTCCCACCCCTATGTGGTGATCCACCCCACCAGTCGCTGGCGCTTTAAACAGTGGCTGCCCGACCATTGGGCCACCCTGGCCGACCGGCTCGCACGACATGAGGATCTGCGGGTTATCTTCTCCATTGGTCCTGCTGAGCAGGAGCGTGAAGATCTTGCCGCCATCCTGCGACAGTGCCAAACCCAGCACCACGCCATACAGGGCCAACTGAGTCTGCGTGAGCTGGCCTATGTGATCGAGCATGCCCAGTTATTTATTGGGGTTGATACGGTTGCCATGCATATCGCCGCAGCCGTACAAACCCCCGTGGTGGCTCTGTTCGGCCCCAGTTCCGAGTGGTCATGGTCCCCCTGGCAGACCCCACAAACCCTGGTGCTTGGCCCCTGTCACTGCAAAAAAAGTCGGGTTTTTAACTGCGACAAGAACCAAGCCTATCCCTGCATGCAGGCCATCACCGTGGCGCAGGTGGAAGAGGCCGTGCAACACCGCTTACACGAGGCCCGCCCGTGACCCAATCGGGCATTTTGTTTATTCAAGAGCGCGCCAGCAAGGGCGGCGCACAGAGTGCGCTGGCCCGCCTATTGAGCCACCCTCAAATCCAAGCCCAGCACCCCCTTTTATTAACCGCCGCCCCAGGCTGGTTGACGCAGCGCTGCCAGGAACTCGGTATTCCTGTGCTGATCCAGCCCTTTCCCCGTTCCCGTTCTTTGGCTGGGCGGTTGTGGCAAAACCGCCGTTTTGCCCGCCGGGTCGCCCAAGCCTTAACCACCATGCCGCACCGCCCGCAGTGGGTACACGGCAACAACCATTTAGAGGGTTTGCTCACCCTACAGCTCGCCCAGCAATTAGGGGCACAGAGCGCCCTGTTTTTGCGTGCCGCAGGGATGCAGCAGCGAGACTTTAGCAAATATCAGTGTGACCGGTGCCAACACCGTATGGTGGTGGGCGAGGGACTCTGGCACAACGTACAGCGGTGGCACCCTTCCCCCCACAACCATTTGGTTCATGATGGTTTGCTGGAGCAGGAGTTCTGCCCCATCAAACCACCAGCCGCCCTGTTTCCCACCAAAATTCTGGTGATTGGCTCCCCGCTACCCGCCAAAGGGTGGCAGGATGTCGCCACGGCGGCGGCGCTGTTGGACAACCCGCCATTCAGCTTTGACTATTGCGGCCAGCCGCCCAGCAACTGGCATGCTTCCCATGGACAGCACCGATTTATTGGCTTTCATGAAGATTTTATCACCCTGGTGCAGGGCTATGATCTGGTGCTCAACCCTTCCCACCAAGAGAGCTTTGGCTTGGCTGCGCTGGAGGTGATCGCGGCGGGCATACCGCTCCTCTCCAGCCGTTGCGGCGTGATCGAGCAGGTGATCGACACGCCCGATTTTCTCTTTCCTGCGGGGGATGCGCCAGCCCTGGCCCAAGCCTTGCTGAGGATGCAAAGCCAGTGGCCGCCCCCCATCCCTCTGCTGAGCCGCTTTCAACAGCGCCTGCGCCAGCAGTTTAGTATGGAGGCCAGCGTGCAAGAGCTGTTACACGCCCATGGCGTTGGGGATTAAGGCTTTTGGGGTACCACGCCCACATTGGCGCGAGGGGATGACCCAAGCACACACCAACAACAGAAAAATTGATGCCTTGACCGCCATCCCGTAGGATAGGCCCCACCTTTCACCCTATTGATAGAGCGCCGAGTTGAGTTATGGCCGATGCGACCAACCCCATTGTTATTTTAGTTGATCACCGCAACCGTGATCTGCCTGGCGCGGCCTTGCTGGCCTATCATCTGCAACGGCGCGGCACACCCTGCAAATTGGTCCCGTTGGAAGCCTATCAGGCCGCGCTGTCCGCCTATCGCCCCAGTTTGATTCTATTTAACCATCTTATGGCCTCACATCTAGCCGCCTTCTCCAAACGGCTGCACAAAATGGGGGTATTGGTTGGTGTATTGCTCAATGAGGGATTGATCTACAACCGGGCAGCCCTCGCCTTTAATACCAACCGCAACCACCCTGATGTTCATGTGGATATCTATTTTAGCTGGAATGAGATCCATGCCCAGGAGCTGCGCAAGCGGGAGTTCGCAAAAAATTGCCAGGTTGAGGTGATCGGCATCCCCCGCTTTGATTTTTATTTCTCGCCTTGGCGTGAGGTCTTAAAAAACCCCAACCTCCCCCCAAAAACACCAGGCGTAACCCGCGTTCTGGCGGTGAGCAGCGCGGGGCTTGCGGATAAACTAAACTGGGACCCCGCCTTGGTGGATGAGGTCTTCTCCATGTGGGTCAAGCATGTGGACTATTACAAGGATTATTGGGGGGCCATTCGCGCCCACCATGCCGCGCGGGAAAGTATGTTTGAACACATCCAGGCGCTGCTTAAACAGGAGCGTTTTGAGGTGGTGGTGCGCCCCCACCCCAGGGAGGAGCTCGACCGTTACAGCAACTGGCTCTCAAGTTTGTCCGCGCAGGAGCGTTCCCGTGTCATCTTGGATCATGACACCCCCATCGGTGAGCTGATTATGGATTGTGATGTCGAGCTCTCCCTGCATCGCTGCACCACCGCCATCGAGTGTTGGCTGTTGGGGCGTCCCGACATTGAGCTCCCCATGGAAAAACACCCCATCCTCTACAGTGAAGAGCGCGACTACCTGGCCCCAGAGTGCCACCAACCCGAGGAACTCGCGGGGCTGGTGGATGCCGCCGTTGCCGACCCCATGCAGACGGCATTTGCGGAAAAGCGCCAGCAGCACCTACAGGCGTGGTGCGCCGCCCCCAACGGCAAGGTGACACAAAAGATGGCCGAGTTGCTCCTGGCGCTGATTCAACAGCGTCAAGCCCATGGACCAGACACCACCCAACTCCATTTTGAGGATTGGCGTAAAGGGTGGAAGCTACGGCTGATGGATTGGTTGGACAAACCCTACCATTGGCACCCTGGAACGTTGATTAAAAGAGGCCTAGGTTTGCCCGTTAAGGAGATGCGCATTCAGCAGCAGGAAAAAGCGGTACGCCCCAGCGAAGCCCGTGCGTTTATTGAAAAAATTGCCCGACTGGCGGCAGCAGACTGAAGCAAAGCCCTTATGCTCAGGGAGACTCCACCCTTTAGCGTGGATCGGTGTCTGCCAGGGCCATTGCAAACACCCTCAATAGCGCGCGGCCACCGCTGTATGGTGGGTCACGTGCGGGGCCAACGCCTCCGCCAGCATGGTATGGCCCAGGTTGGTTAGGTGGGTGCCATCCTTAAACAGCGCGGGCAGATCCTGCCCCGCAAACAGATCATACATCGAGAGCGACAACACCCGCCCCCCCTGTTGCAGCGAGAGATTTTGCGCCAACTGCTCTAAATGAGCAATTTTCTCTAGTTGGAGCCCACCATCCGGCCCTGTTCGTGAAATGGCCTGCACCACCAACACCATCTGCGCCCCTGCTTGCACCGTACGCTCCACCGTCTCGGTGGTCACCTTGGCCAAACGCTGGTGCCAACGCGCCACCGTCTCTTTATCCGCAGCGGCACGCACCTCGGCATCGGCATCGCTCACCATATTAGCCGCCCGCAAGTTGGGCGATAACCACTTCCAATAGAGCTGTTCGGTCTTGGCCTCATACAAACGACGAATAATAAAGCTTTTCATCAACCAATTGCCGGGACTCCAGCCCTGGAACTGCTGGGCACGCTTCCACTCCCGCTCATCCTCAAACTCATTGGAATCATTTAAATGGTAGATTATCCACCCACTGTTAATGCGCAGCATTTGCGCCACAATGGGTTGTAGACGCCGACTGCCCTGCCCCGCAACCCCAGCATTAACCCCATGGGCGGCCACACCTCGCTGCTGAAGCAACCGCTCCAACTGCTTGGCATAGCTGCTCTCTAGGCTATTGCCACGGGGAACCGAATCCCCCACCACCGCCAAGCGCATCCCCACGGGATGCAAGGGAAAGGCTTGTGGCCGATAGCGCCGCCCCGCCGAACGCACCAGCGCTGCCTGTTCCCCCTCAATCTCTAATCCCGCTTCGTGATCATAGCCATAGTTAAAGCGCCCCTGTTTGACGGTTGGCGCAAACAGGTCGATGCCCACCTCAACCGCGACAAACAGCAGGGTAAGCCCCACCACCAAGGGGGTCAAGCTGCGCTTAATCAGGTGCCACACCGCTTACTCTTTCGCCGTTTGGGTATCAAATTGAATCTCACAGAGTTTGGCATAGAGGCCCCCCTGCGCCAGCAAGCTATCATGGGTGCCCATCTCCGCCACCGCCCCTTCATGCATCACCACAATGCGGTCGGCATTGCGAATGGTGGATAGACGATGGGCAATCACCAGCGTGGTGTAGCGGTCCATCAGACGATCCAGCGCCTCTTGCACCAACTGTTCACTCTCGCTATCCAAGGCGCTGGTTGCTTCGTCCAAAATCAACACAGAGGCCGATTTGAGCAGGGCGCGGGCAATGGCAATGCGTTGCCGCTGCCCACCCGAAAGCTTGGCCCCCTTATTGCCGATCATGGCATCCAGCCCCTCGGGTAACTGCTCCACAAAGCTCTTGGCATTGGCCGCCTCCAGGGCTGCCCAGATCTCCTCATCGCTGGCTCTGAGCTTGCCATAGGCCACATTGTTGCGGATGGTATCGTTAAACAGCACATTCTCCTGGGTCACCATGGCAATCTGCTGGCGTAAAGAGCGCATGGTCACACTGCGAATATCGACCCCATCAAACAGAATCGCCCCCTGCTGCGGCTCATAAAAGCGCGGCACCAGATTGGCCAGGGTGCTTTTACCACACCCGCTTTGACCAACCAGCGCAACCTTTTCGCCCACCCCAATGTGTAGGTTGATGCCTCGCAGCACCGGCCCCTCGCTGCTCTGATAACGAAAGCCAATATTTTCAAAACGCAGCGCTTTGGTAAGGGGTTGCAGCTTACCGGCCTCCGGCACATTTTGAATGGCAGGATATTGATCCAGCCGCTCAAACACCCGTTGCGCCGCCGCCAATCCCGCTTGTAACCCATTATAGAGCATCGTAATACGCTTCAATGGACTGTAAGCCATCATGAGCGCGGTAAGGAACGAAAAGAGCGTACCAGGGGTGGTTTTACCATCCAAAATGGCATGGGCCGAGGTCAACACCACCAGCGAGATGGCAATACCCGCCACCAGATCAATGGAGGGCTTGGAGATGGCGTTGATAAAGGCTGAGCGCAGGTTGTTTTTTAATACCCGCTGGCTAATACGCCGAAACACCCCATGTTCATAGCCCTCCATACAGTAGGCTTTGACCACCTTAACCCCGGCGATGGTCTCCTCCAGATGGCTGGTGACATCCTCCATCAGCTCTTGTTGGCGGCGGCTGATGGTGCGCATTTTTCGCCCGAACAGGTAGATCAGATAGACCGCTAAAGGCACCCCAACCACCGAGACCCAGGCCAGCTCTGCGGCGCGATAGACCACCACCCCAAACAGAAAAGTGACCGTCAACAGCTCCCGGGTAATATCGGCCAAGGCGGTGGAGACCACCCGCTTGAGCTGATCAATATCAAAGATCATGCGAGAGATAAAACTACCGGTGGATTCGGTATTAAAACGCTCCATATCCAAATGCAGAATCTTTTTGTAGAGCCGCACCTGCAACAGCCGCACAATCTTAAAGCCCAAGCTCTGCATCAGATAGGATTGCAGAAAAAAGACCACCGCCCGCACGATAAAAATACCCATAACCACAATGGGAATAAGGGTAACGAGGGAGGCGTCTTTCTGCATAAAGACGTCATCCACCAGCGGTTTGACCATAAAGGCGATGGCCCCATTGGTAGCCGCCATCACCCCCATACAGAGCAGTGCGGTAATGACATACCAACGGAACGGCCAGATCAAGCGCAGCAGACGGCGGATGAGTTGGGTATCTTGAACCACGATGAAGTATGCCTTCCTAAAAAGTGACAGCGTGAAACAAACTTACAAAATAGATGCCCAAAAGCGCCTGCGATAGTAACATAGCCCCAGTGGGCTCGCACCCTGTGGCGAACGCTCTTGGGCTAACACCTCAGGGTCTGTTAAACGCTGCGGTCATTTGCTGTAAGGCGCTCATTAAGGCCCGCGCCCCCTGGGTAAAGGAGTAATCCTGAATCCGTGCATAAGCCCGCGCCCCCATTGCTGCCAGATGGGCGCGGCTTTGGCACCACTCAAGCAACAACGCCGGTAGCTGCTGCTCTTGACCAAAGGGATAGCTCCAACCTGTTTCGCCCGGTACAATAAGGTCAGGCCCACACCCCACCTGACTGCTCACCAAGGCCGGACGCTGACAGGCCATCGCCTCATTGACCGCCAATCCCCAGGTTTCATTGCGGGAGGGCAGCACCAGCAGGTCCCCCATGCGGTAGATCATAGGCATCGCCTGCTGATTGGCGGTCTCCATAAAAAAGATAGCCTTATCCCCAAGCGCCTGTTGCTGAAGGTCTGCCTGCAAGGGGCCGCTCCCCACCAACAGCAGCACCAAGCGATCCTCACTTAGCCGATTGGCCTGCTGCACCGCCTGCAAAATCTGCATGGGCTGCTTATGTGGTACAAATTTGCCCGCAAACAGCAGCACCACCTTCTCATCGTCAATACCCAACCGCCGCCGCTGCGTAAGGGCCTCTGCACAGCGGGCCCCATGATCGGCGGCAAAGCGTGCATTATCCACCATATGCGGCACCCTAAACCGCCGCTGGTCTGGAATATTAAAAGCGCGAAAATAGTCATCATTTAATTGCCCAACCGGCAATGCACCATCCACATGACCATAGACCCAGCGTAGCACCAAGCGGCGCAACCAGGGGAATATCCGCCGTTGGCTATTAAAAAAGCCCCCACTGGCCAACAGGTTGGAATCGCCCCGGAACAGAATCGGCACGCGCCCATGAAAAGCGCGTAATACCCGCAAATGGGTGCGAAACGGCCAGCCATACACCAGCAACACATGGGGCTGCCATGCCTGAATTTCTGCCACCATGGTGGGATTATTTAGGCCGTTAAAGTGGTGCGTACCGGGATCTTGGGCGCGGTTTTCCACAAATCGAAAGTCATACCCTTCCAACAGGGGGAGATCCCACTGGATGGGGTGACCAAATTCGGGGTCATTCTGCCCAGCGGTACCAACCCAGCTATAAAAAACCCGCAGTTGCAAACCCGGTTGTTGGGCCAGACACTGAAAAAAGGGGGCATTGTATTGAATGGGGTGCGAGGTAATGATGGCTAAGCGGATCATCGCCAAACCCTTTTTGCCCCAGACAAACCACACCCATAGCGGGCTTGATTCCTCCCCATAAAAAGGGACCGAGGAGGCACACAATAGAGACGCGTGGGCTCATGGGGTCCCATGGTCACGCGCATCAAGATAGGTGTGTTACGCATGGATTAAAGCTCTATCGGTATGCCTGCGCTGCTGTTTAGCGAAGCGGGTTGAAAAAACAAGCACGAAGGAGGATGCCCCCTACAAGAGGCAACCACAGCGTGCCCCTAAAGGGTCTGCGCCGATTCGGGGGATGGCCACTGCCCTTGGGGTGGACCCCGCGCGTTTAGGACTCTAAATGCTGGAACAGCTCGTTTTGTAACTGCTCTTGATTGGGATAGTTGACCAACACAGCCCGATGCGGCCCCCTAAACACAAACATACTGCCCGCCGCCACGGCGGCGGCGCCCGCCTGCGTGACCACCGTCCGAAAATCGGCCACTGACGCAGCACCCCCTACGGCAATCACCGGAATTGCAACACCACGGCTCACCCGTTGCACCAGTTCCAGATCATACCCCTGCTGCATACCATCCTGATCCATGGCGTTGAGCAACAACTCTCCCGCCC
Protein-coding sequences here:
- the rfaQ gene encoding putative lipopolysaccharide heptosyltransferase III, which translates into the protein MRSILLVKLNHIGDTLILTPTLAFLKARYPACAIDVVVRSQCEGVLQGNPHIRHLLPVASPDPSQRNLTRVMREQLRLLKILLSTSYDYAFDLSNSDRAKLYLLLSGARVRGINRWHNALGWKAKLFNGFSDFAWGMEHQVLRDFRTVTDIMQLTGSPGPLQINTAIALPPLQDKLPDFPWSHPYVVIHPTSRWRFKQWLPDHWATLADRLARHEDLRVIFSIGPAEQEREDLAAILRQCQTQHHAIQGQLSLRELAYVIEHAQLFIGVDTVAMHIAAAVQTPVVALFGPSSEWSWSPWQTPQTLVLGPCHCKKSRVFNCDKNQAYPCMQAITVAQVEEAVQHRLHEARP
- a CDS encoding glycosyltransferase — translated: MTQSGILFIQERASKGGAQSALARLLSHPQIQAQHPLLLTAAPGWLTQRCQELGIPVLIQPFPRSRSLAGRLWQNRRFARRVAQALTTMPHRPQWVHGNNHLEGLLTLQLAQQLGAQSALFLRAAGMQQRDFSKYQCDRCQHRMVVGEGLWHNVQRWHPSPHNHLVHDGLLEQEFCPIKPPAALFPTKILVIGSPLPAKGWQDVATAAALLDNPPFSFDYCGQPPSNWHASHGQHRFIGFHEDFITLVQGYDLVLNPSHQESFGLAALEVIAAGIPLLSSRCGVIEQVIDTPDFLFPAGDAPALAQALLRMQSQWPPPIPLLSRFQQRLRQQFSMEASVQELLHAHGVGD
- a CDS encoding surface carbohydrate biosynthesis protein; protein product: MADATNPIVILVDHRNRDLPGAALLAYHLQRRGTPCKLVPLEAYQAALSAYRPSLILFNHLMASHLAAFSKRLHKMGVLVGVLLNEGLIYNRAALAFNTNRNHPDVHVDIYFSWNEIHAQELRKREFAKNCQVEVIGIPRFDFYFSPWREVLKNPNLPPKTPGVTRVLAVSSAGLADKLNWDPALVDEVFSMWVKHVDYYKDYWGAIRAHHAARESMFEHIQALLKQERFEVVVRPHPREELDRYSNWLSSLSAQERSRVILDHDTPIGELIMDCDVELSLHRCTTAIECWLLGRPDIELPMEKHPILYSEERDYLAPECHQPEELAGLVDAAVADPMQTAFAEKRQQHLQAWCAAPNGKVTQKMAELLLALIQQRQAHGPDTTQLHFEDWRKGWKLRLMDWLDKPYHWHPGTLIKRGLGLPVKEMRIQQQEKAVRPSEARAFIEKIARLAAAD
- a CDS encoding ABC transporter ATP-binding protein, encoding MVQDTQLIRRLLRLIWPFRWYVITALLCMGVMAATNGAIAFMVKPLVDDVFMQKDASLVTLIPIVVMGIFIVRAVVFFLQSYLMQSLGFKIVRLLQVRLYKKILHLDMERFNTESTGSFISRMIFDIDQLKRVVSTALADITRELLTVTFLFGVVVYRAAELAWVSVVGVPLAVYLIYLFGRKMRTISRRQQELMEDVTSHLEETIAGVKVVKAYCMEGYEHGVFRRISQRVLKNNLRSAFINAISKPSIDLVAGIAISLVVLTSAHAILDGKTTPGTLFSFLTALMMAYSPLKRITMLYNGLQAGLAAAQRVFERLDQYPAIQNVPEAGKLQPLTKALRFENIGFRYQSSEGPVLRGINLHIGVGEKVALVGQSGCGKSTLANLVPRFYEPQQGAILFDGVDIRSVTMRSLRQQIAMVTQENVLFNDTIRNNVAYGKLRASDEEIWAALEAANAKSFVEQLPEGLDAMIGNKGAKLSGGQRQRIAIARALLKSASVLILDEATSALDSESEQLVQEALDRLMDRYTTLVIAHRLSTIRNADRIVVMHEGAVAEMGTHDSLLAQGGLYAKLCEIQFDTQTAKE
- a CDS encoding glycosyltransferase family 4 protein — encoded protein: MIRLAIITSHPIQYNAPFFQCLAQQPGLQLRVFYSWVGTAGQNDPEFGHPIQWDLPLLEGYDFRFVENRAQDPGTHHFNGLNNPTMVAEIQAWQPHVLLVYGWPFRTHLRVLRAFHGRVPILFRGDSNLLASGGFFNSQRRIFPWLRRLVLRWVYGHVDGALPVGQLNDDYFRAFNIPDQRRFRVPHMVDNARFAADHGARCAEALTQRRRLGIDDEKVVLLFAGKFVPHKQPMQILQAVQQANRLSEDRLVLLLVGSGPLQADLQQQALGDKAIFFMETANQQAMPMIYRMGDLLVLPSRNETWGLAVNEAMACQRPALVSSQVGCGPDLIVPGETGWSYPFGQEQQLPALLLEWCQSRAHLAAMGARAYARIQDYSFTQGARALMSALQQMTAAFNRP